A window from Streptomyces sp. NBC_00271 encodes these proteins:
- a CDS encoding triphosphoribosyl-dephospho-CoA synthase, which translates to MSSREDETLARAAVAALTGQLELTPKPGLPDSRDLGARATRQDLCSLRWSAKALTPGLAAMAAAARRIGRPTPELRTELGAIGRSTEHSVTLAGGGHRGALWVLGFLVAAAALEPGAKGSEVAATAKRIATHPDRRAPRRPSRGSSMSAKYGAAGARGEARAGFPHVRRALDALAASRSAGASEPYARLDALLTVMSTLQDTELLYTAGPHGLRHVQAGARGVLEAGGTATEAGRAALAAFDDDLHTRAWSPRGTGGLLAGALFVDSLPVVVSSPVRVAA; encoded by the coding sequence GTGAGCAGCCGCGAGGACGAGACGCTGGCGCGGGCCGCCGTGGCCGCGCTGACAGGGCAACTGGAGCTCACCCCCAAGCCCGGCCTGCCCGATTCGCGCGATCTCGGCGCCCGGGCCACCCGCCAGGACCTGTGTTCCCTGCGCTGGTCGGCCAAGGCGCTGACGCCCGGCCTCGCGGCCATGGCGGCCGCCGCCCGCCGCATCGGCCGGCCCACGCCCGAACTCCGTACGGAACTGGGCGCGATCGGCCGGTCCACCGAACACTCGGTGACGCTGGCGGGCGGTGGCCACCGCGGGGCGCTGTGGGTCCTGGGCTTCCTGGTCGCGGCGGCGGCCCTGGAGCCGGGGGCCAAGGGTTCCGAGGTCGCCGCCACCGCCAAGCGGATCGCGACGCACCCCGACCGGCGGGCGCCGCGGCGGCCCTCCCGGGGGTCGTCCATGTCCGCGAAGTACGGCGCGGCCGGGGCGCGGGGCGAGGCACGCGCCGGATTCCCGCACGTACGACGGGCGTTGGACGCGCTCGCCGCCTCCCGCTCCGCCGGCGCGTCCGAGCCGTACGCCCGGCTCGACGCCCTCCTCACCGTCATGTCCACGCTCCAGGACACCGAGTTGCTGTACACGGCGGGCCCGCACGGGCTCCGGCACGTCCAGGCGGGTGCCCGGGGCGTGCTGGAGGCGGGCGGTACGGCGACGGAGGCCGGCCGCGCGGCTCTGGCCGCCTTCGACGACGACCTCCACACGCGCGCGTGGAGCCCCCGTGGCACGGGGGGACTGCTCGCGGGCGCCCTGTTCGTGGACTCGCTTCCGGTGGTGGTCAGTTCGCCGGTACGGGTTGCTGCTTGA
- a CDS encoding PP2C family protein-serine/threonine phosphatase produces the protein MLDIPSRVRVHVETLLAAQNDMGVCDAIEQYAPVGKPDAMNAPHVPKVAGIDSTVPAPAHTVAPTTSVTGSATGSSSATSSTGPGAVLQDRLAGWVSDLTTLHELTERLVRTATLNDALQELLHAGAALVGARRGLVVMEPGDGLGPDTTIGLGLARADLGHIETVPRSAMSYGRILDGLPGGEGEISQPDLLSEDGLDPRHREVAARLGYAASYALPLSTKAAGRLGAAVWLYDEPAEPVERQRHLVGLYARYATEHLARLLELDRTRACMKTISQELLPPRLPRVSGVQLAARHRTGPRGGGDWYDALPLPDAALGLAVGSVTGAGPSAVAAMGRLRASLRAYAVMEGEDPVAVLSDLELLLRLTEPARSATALFAYCEPALRKITLAGAGHSPPLVIGARRTEFVETSLSAPLGMLACWEAPSVELTAEPGETVLLYTDGLLHRTGDPMDRAFARLHAAAASVPRTLREDPGALADHVLRSVLPNGLDEADSAEDVVLLAARFE, from the coding sequence ATGCTGGACATCCCCTCACGAGTGCGTGTACATGTGGAGACACTGCTAGCGGCGCAGAACGACATGGGGGTTTGCGATGCTATCGAGCAATACGCACCGGTCGGAAAGCCGGACGCCATGAACGCCCCTCACGTTCCGAAAGTGGCCGGAATCGATTCAACGGTTCCCGCGCCCGCACACACTGTCGCGCCGACGACCTCCGTCACGGGTTCCGCAACGGGCTCCTCTTCGGCCACCTCGTCCACCGGTCCCGGAGCCGTTCTCCAAGATCGGCTCGCCGGCTGGGTGTCCGACCTCACCACCCTCCACGAACTCACCGAGCGCCTGGTGCGCACCGCGACACTGAACGACGCGCTGCAGGAGCTGCTGCACGCCGGAGCCGCCCTCGTGGGTGCCCGGCGCGGTCTTGTCGTCATGGAACCGGGCGACGGACTCGGCCCGGACACCACCATCGGCCTGGGCCTCGCCCGCGCCGACCTCGGCCACATCGAGACCGTCCCGCGCAGCGCCATGTCGTACGGCAGGATCCTGGACGGACTGCCCGGCGGCGAGGGCGAGATCTCCCAGCCCGACCTCCTCTCCGAGGACGGGCTCGACCCCCGCCACCGCGAGGTGGCCGCCCGGCTCGGCTACGCCGCGAGCTACGCGCTTCCCCTGTCCACCAAGGCGGCGGGCCGGCTGGGCGCCGCCGTATGGCTCTACGACGAACCCGCCGAACCGGTGGAGCGCCAGCGCCACCTCGTCGGCCTCTACGCCCGCTACGCGACCGAACACCTGGCACGGCTGCTGGAGCTGGACCGCACACGCGCGTGCATGAAGACGATCTCCCAGGAGCTGCTTCCGCCGCGGCTGCCCCGGGTCTCCGGAGTCCAGCTCGCCGCCCGGCACCGCACGGGCCCGCGCGGCGGCGGCGACTGGTACGACGCGCTGCCGCTGCCCGACGCCGCACTCGGCCTGGCGGTCGGCTCCGTCACCGGGGCCGGGCCCAGCGCCGTCGCCGCCATGGGCCGGCTGAGGGCCTCCCTGCGGGCGTACGCCGTGATGGAGGGCGAGGACCCCGTCGCCGTCCTGTCCGACCTCGAACTGCTGCTGCGCCTGACCGAGCCCGCCCGCTCCGCGACCGCCCTCTTCGCGTACTGCGAGCCCGCCCTGCGCAAGATCACGCTCGCCGGTGCCGGACACAGCCCGCCGCTGGTGATCGGCGCGCGGCGCACCGAGTTCGTGGAGACCTCGCTGTCCGCGCCCCTGGGCATGCTCGCCTGCTGGGAGGCGCCCAGTGTCGAACTGACGGCCGAGCCGGGCGAGACCGTGCTGCTCTACACCGACGGCCTGCTGCACCGCACCGGCGACCCCATGGACCGCGCCTTCGCCCGGCTGCACGCGGCGGCCGCCAGCGTCCCCAGGACGCTGCGTGAGGATCCCGGCGCGCTCGCCGACCATGTTCTGCGGTCCGTGCTGCCGAACGGGCTGGACGAGGCGGACAGCGCGGAGGACGTCGTACTCCTGGCGGCGCGCTTCGAGTGA
- a CDS encoding MFS transporter — MTNPAASAQSSRLVPPAGPQRVLALAQLTNSVGDGAYYVTSALYFTHVVGLAPARVGLGLTVAWAIGSLVGVPLGRLADRRGPRGTAVLLAVATGAAVASFLVVRGFLPFVLAACAYASAQSGLGAARQALLAGLIPAGERTGLLAHLQSTLNAGLAVGAGLGGLALHAGTRDAYLGVFALDAVSFLLCAGVLLRLPSVPRVTVRRGHGAGVLRDRPYVLVTFLNTVLLLRMPLLSLGIPLWITERTQAPAWLVSALFVLNTGAVMVFQVRMARGVTGLASATRAIRRSGLVMLVSCAVFALSAGASPWVAAGVLVAGAVLQVVAEMQQSAGSWQVGFDLAPADRMGEYQGFFGTGVTVARTAGPLVLTALLVGWGTPGWLLLGGLMLGASYGMGPAVRWAATHEVTAHRRDQDRDGNRTQAPDRDRDGNQTQDRVKQQPVPAN; from the coding sequence ATGACGAATCCGGCAGCATCCGCGCAGTCGAGCCGCCTCGTCCCGCCCGCGGGACCGCAACGCGTCCTGGCCCTCGCCCAGCTGACCAACTCCGTGGGGGACGGCGCCTATTACGTGACCTCCGCGCTGTACTTCACGCATGTCGTGGGGCTGGCCCCCGCACGCGTGGGGCTCGGGCTGACCGTCGCCTGGGCGATCGGCTCCCTTGTGGGCGTACCGCTGGGGCGGCTCGCCGACCGGCGCGGGCCCCGTGGCACGGCGGTACTGCTGGCCGTCGCGACCGGAGCGGCGGTGGCGTCCTTCCTGGTGGTCCGCGGCTTCCTGCCCTTCGTCCTCGCGGCCTGCGCGTACGCCTCCGCACAGTCGGGGCTCGGGGCGGCCCGGCAGGCGCTGCTCGCCGGGCTGATACCGGCCGGGGAGCGGACCGGGCTGCTCGCCCATCTTCAGTCGACCCTCAACGCCGGTCTTGCGGTGGGGGCGGGCCTCGGCGGGCTCGCACTGCACGCCGGAACACGCGACGCGTATCTCGGAGTGTTCGCGCTGGACGCGGTGAGCTTCCTGCTCTGCGCGGGTGTGCTGCTGCGGTTGCCGTCCGTGCCGCGCGTGACCGTACGGCGCGGTCACGGGGCCGGTGTCCTGCGCGACCGCCCGTACGTGCTCGTCACATTCCTCAACACCGTGCTCCTGCTCCGGATGCCGCTGCTCAGTCTGGGCATCCCGCTGTGGATCACCGAGCGCACCCAGGCGCCCGCCTGGCTGGTCTCCGCGCTGTTCGTCCTCAACACCGGTGCGGTGATGGTCTTTCAGGTGCGGATGGCGCGCGGTGTCACGGGCCTCGCCTCGGCCACGCGCGCGATACGCCGTTCCGGGCTCGTGATGCTGGTGTCCTGCGCGGTCTTCGCGCTGTCGGCCGGTGCCTCGCCGTGGGTCGCGGCCGGGGTCCTGGTGGCGGGCGCGGTGCTCCAGGTGGTCGCCGAGATGCAGCAGTCGGCGGGTTCCTGGCAGGTGGGCTTCGACCTCGCCCCGGCCGACCGCATGGGCGAGTACCAGGGCTTCTTCGGCACGGGCGTCACGGTGGCGCGTACCGCAGGCCCGCTGGTCCTGACCGCGCTGCTGGTGGGCTGGGGCACGCCAGGGTGGCTGCTGCTGGGGGGACTGATGCTGGGGGCGTCGTACGGGATGGGACCGGCGGTGCGATGGGCCGCCACGCACGAGGTGACAGCCCACCGCCGGGACCAGGACCGGGACGGGAATCGGACCCAAGCCCCGGACCGGGACCGGGACGGGAATCAGACGCAGGACCGGGTCAAGCAGCAACCCGTACCGGCGAACTGA
- a CDS encoding bifunctional DNA primase/polymerase: protein MREILGRRRRLLSRRNNGRPEMLSAALTFATDWQWPVLPGVAPDPQGRARCGCPDPECTVPGAHPFDPGLLAATTDERMVRWWWTNRPSAPIVLATGGRAPCAVSLPALAAARALDALDRTGMRLGPVVAAPTRWAILVAPYSMEQLGELLYAKDFVPGSLRFHGEGGYIALPPSETGQGQIRWERAPLPGSAAPWVPDVEAVVDAVVEALTRTGVSAPEL from the coding sequence ATGCGCGAGATCCTCGGAAGGCGACGCAGGCTCCTGTCCAGGCGAAACAACGGGAGGCCTGAGATGCTCAGCGCGGCCCTGACCTTCGCGACCGATTGGCAGTGGCCCGTGCTCCCGGGTGTGGCACCGGACCCGCAGGGGCGTGCCCGCTGCGGGTGCCCGGACCCGGAGTGCACGGTGCCCGGTGCTCACCCCTTCGACCCCGGCCTCCTCGCGGCCACCACCGACGAGCGCATGGTGCGCTGGTGGTGGACCAACCGGCCGTCCGCACCCATCGTGCTGGCCACCGGAGGCAGGGCCCCCTGCGCGGTGAGCCTGCCCGCCCTCGCGGCGGCCCGCGCACTCGACGCGCTCGACCGTACGGGCATGCGCCTCGGCCCGGTCGTCGCGGCGCCCACGCGCTGGGCGATCCTCGTCGCGCCCTACTCCATGGAGCAGCTCGGCGAGCTCCTCTACGCCAAGGACTTCGTGCCGGGGTCCCTGCGCTTCCATGGCGAGGGCGGCTACATCGCGCTGCCCCCGTCCGAGACCGGCCAGGGCCAGATCCGCTGGGAGCGCGCACCACTGCCCGGCTCGGCCGCGCCCTGGGTGCCCGATGTGGAGGCCGTGGTGGACGCGGTGGTGGAGGCGCTCACTCGTACGGGTGTGAGCGCGCCCGAGTTGTAG
- a CDS encoding ATP-binding protein, whose amino-acid sequence MSIWWSLHLRREAASVPLARRLLLGTMETAGVDPDVSYDLSVALTEACANAVEHGGDAAPGTASEAYRVTAYLDGEKCRIEVSDSGPGFAPGRARPALRPVRGDAEHGRGLCLIRELADHVQIGNEPGRGGAVVSFDKILKWKKDAPLMAV is encoded by the coding sequence ATGAGCATCTGGTGGTCACTCCATTTGCGGCGTGAAGCTGCGAGCGTTCCGCTCGCCAGACGTCTGCTGCTCGGCACGATGGAGACGGCGGGTGTCGATCCGGACGTCTCGTACGACCTCTCCGTGGCTCTCACCGAGGCTTGTGCCAACGCCGTGGAGCACGGTGGCGACGCCGCTCCCGGTACCGCGTCCGAGGCCTATCGGGTCACCGCCTACCTCGACGGCGAGAAGTGCCGCATCGAGGTCTCCGACTCCGGCCCGGGCTTCGCCCCGGGCCGTGCGCGTCCCGCGCTCCGCCCGGTCCGCGGCGACGCGGAGCACGGCCGGGGACTCTGCCTGATCCGGGAACTCGCCGATCACGTCCAGATCGGCAACGAGCCGGGGCGGGGTGGCGCGGTGGTCAGCTTCGACAAGATCCTCAAGTGGAAGAAGGACGCGCCGCTGATGGCGGTTTAG
- a CDS encoding intradiol ring-cleavage dioxygenase, producing the protein MTRSHKDTSVTRRRALAVTGGTVAAGGLAVAGYQSAFADETTTATDAEATASATSISSGQCVLMSSVTEGPYYLDGALVRKDITEGKGGVPLTLRITVQDTTDSCGPVAGAAVEIWHCDAWGYYSGYTTASPGGSAPAESEDGSTANDQTYLRGYQVANANGVVKFETIFPGWYTPRTTHIHVRVHTGGEKADGTYEGGKVNFTGQFFFDDDVAAEVQALEPYSKHTGSYTKLADDMVYDGGGASSGLLTLKPVHKKDPSKGFKGSIILGIDPDAESTGAGSGGGGTPPSGAPTGTPPTGTPPSGAPSDAPSDSASPSASASS; encoded by the coding sequence ATGACGAGAAGCCACAAAGACACTTCGGTCACCCGGCGCCGTGCGCTCGCGGTGACGGGCGGCACGGTCGCCGCGGGCGGGCTCGCGGTCGCCGGCTACCAATCGGCGTTCGCCGACGAGACGACCACCGCCACCGACGCCGAGGCGACCGCCTCGGCGACCTCCATCAGCAGCGGCCAGTGCGTGCTGATGTCCAGCGTCACGGAGGGGCCGTACTACCTGGACGGCGCTCTGGTGCGCAAGGACATCACCGAGGGCAAGGGCGGCGTCCCGCTGACGCTGCGCATCACCGTGCAGGACACCACCGACTCCTGCGGCCCGGTCGCGGGTGCGGCCGTGGAGATCTGGCACTGCGACGCCTGGGGCTACTACTCCGGCTACACCACCGCCAGCCCCGGCGGTTCCGCGCCCGCCGAGAGCGAGGACGGCTCGACGGCGAACGACCAGACCTACCTGCGCGGCTACCAGGTCGCCAACGCCAACGGGGTCGTCAAGTTCGAGACGATCTTCCCCGGCTGGTACACGCCCCGCACCACGCACATCCACGTCAGGGTGCACACCGGCGGCGAGAAGGCGGACGGCACCTACGAGGGCGGCAAGGTCAACTTCACCGGCCAGTTCTTCTTCGACGACGACGTCGCCGCCGAGGTCCAGGCCCTGGAGCCGTACTCCAAGCACACCGGCAGCTACACCAAGCTCGCCGACGACATGGTGTACGACGGCGGCGGCGCCTCCAGCGGGCTGCTCACCCTGAAGCCGGTCCACAAGAAGGACCCGTCCAAGGGCTTCAAGGGGTCCATCATCCTGGGCATCGACCCCGACGCCGAGAGCACCGGCGCGGGCAGCGGTGGCGGTGGTACGCCCCCGAGCGGCGCGCCGACCGGTACGCCGCCGACCGGTACGCCGCCGAGCGGTGCCCCGAGCGACGCCCCGAGTGACAGTGCCAGTCCGTCCGCCTCGGCGTCCTCATAG
- a CDS encoding sensor histidine kinase — protein MIANWQRHVRSSPRAQDTTTALLLFAVSFPGSLYVATGSPDPAAPWWTAALLSCVSCAALLFHRDHPRSALALTTAAAVTSAAQGRLLTVLSLGPLMVALYSFALRTEHNALRRSYAFGVAALLMATELIAGPADRPLDLKTVGPAAWVLMPTALGSAVRLRRAYLDAVRARAEHAERTREEEARRRVAEERLRIARELHDVTAQHLALANAQAGTLAHLLRGQPDQVHKILADLATTTSAALRELKDTVGLLRHEGTEDTADTTEDTEGASSPTAPGLARLADLTASFRSAGLDVTVSTEGEPRQLTPAADLTAFRIVQEALTNVTKHATTKTARVRLAYAHDRLTLTVADDGGTIGSAPPTPPVPGGGFGLVGMRERAQSVGGRLRAGPRPGGGFEVRAELPLGETALTIRETASAIRSRPGAKPPSAARPSST, from the coding sequence ATGATCGCCAACTGGCAGCGACACGTACGAAGCAGTCCCCGCGCCCAGGACACGACAACGGCCCTGCTGCTGTTCGCCGTCTCCTTTCCCGGCAGCCTGTACGTCGCCACCGGCTCCCCCGACCCGGCCGCCCCGTGGTGGACCGCCGCGCTCCTGTCCTGTGTCTCCTGCGCCGCCCTGCTCTTCCACCGCGACCACCCGCGCAGCGCACTGGCCCTGACCACCGCCGCCGCCGTGACCTCGGCCGCGCAGGGCCGGCTGCTCACCGTGCTGTCGCTGGGGCCGCTCATGGTGGCGCTCTACTCGTTCGCCCTCCGCACCGAGCACAACGCCCTGCGCAGGAGCTACGCCTTCGGTGTCGCCGCGCTCCTGATGGCCACGGAGCTCATCGCCGGGCCCGCCGACCGCCCGTTGGACCTCAAGACGGTCGGCCCCGCCGCCTGGGTGCTGATGCCGACGGCTCTGGGCAGCGCGGTCCGGCTCCGGCGCGCCTACCTGGACGCCGTCCGGGCCCGCGCCGAGCACGCCGAGCGCACCCGCGAGGAGGAGGCCCGGCGCCGGGTCGCCGAGGAGCGGCTGCGCATCGCCCGCGAGTTGCACGACGTCACCGCCCAGCACCTCGCCCTGGCCAACGCCCAGGCCGGCACCCTCGCCCACCTTCTGCGCGGCCAGCCCGACCAGGTCCACAAGATCCTCGCCGACCTCGCCACCACCACCTCCGCGGCGCTGCGCGAACTCAAGGACACCGTCGGCCTGCTGCGGCACGAGGGCACCGAGGACACCGCAGACACCACCGAGGACACCGAGGGCGCATCCTCGCCGACCGCTCCCGGACTCGCCCGCCTGGCCGACCTGACCGCCTCCTTCCGGTCCGCCGGTCTCGACGTCACCGTCAGCACCGAGGGGGAACCCCGGCAGCTCACCCCGGCGGCGGATCTCACCGCGTTCCGGATCGTGCAGGAAGCGCTCACCAACGTCACCAAACACGCGACCACCAAGACCGCCCGGGTCCGGCTCGCCTACGCCCACGACCGGTTGACCCTCACGGTCGCCGACGACGGAGGCACCATCGGGTCCGCCCCGCCCACACCGCCGGTCCCGGGCGGCGGCTTCGGTCTCGTCGGCATGCGCGAACGCGCCCAGTCCGTGGGCGGCCGCCTTCGGGCCGGGCCCCGGCCCGGAGGCGGCTTCGAGGTCAGGGCCGAACTCCCGCTGGGCGAGACCGCCTTGACGATCCGCGAGACCGCCTCGGCGATCCGTTCCCGCCCGGGCGCTAAACCGCCATCAGCGGCGCGTCCTTCTTCCACTTGA
- a CDS encoding aminopeptidase P family protein: MSEALNPETPEAVLDDAADEAGEEEPIKQRKNGLYPGVSDELAENMKSGWADTELRGLTPIAQAEYTATRRAALSARFPGERLVIPAGNLKTRSNDTEYPFRASVEYAYLTGNLTEDGVLVLEPTVSPNGSGGHKATIYLLPRSDRENGEFWLSGQGELWVGRRHSLTEAEQLYGIPASDVRELAGKLREATGPVRVVRGYDAGIEAALTDKVTAERDEELRVFLSEARLIKDDFEAGELQKAVDSTVRGFEDVVKVLDKAEATSERYIEGTFFLRARVEGNDIGYGSICAAGPHACTLHWVRNDGPVRSGDLLLLDAGVETHTLYTADVTRTLPINGRYSEIQKKIYDAVYEAQEAGIAAVQPGAKYRDFHDAAQRVLAERLVEWGLVEGPVERVLELGLQRRWTLHGTGHMLGMDVHDCAAARTETYVDSTLEPGMCLTVEPGLYFQADDLTVPEEYRGIGVRIEDDILVTEDGNRNLSAGLPRRSDEVEAWMAALKG; this comes from the coding sequence GTGTCGGAGGCGCTCAACCCGGAGACCCCGGAAGCCGTGCTCGACGATGCCGCTGACGAAGCGGGCGAAGAAGAGCCGATCAAGCAGCGCAAGAACGGCCTGTACCCGGGCGTGTCCGACGAGCTCGCCGAGAACATGAAGTCCGGATGGGCCGACACCGAGCTGCGCGGCCTCACGCCGATCGCGCAGGCCGAGTACACCGCCACCCGCCGCGCCGCGCTCTCCGCACGTTTCCCGGGCGAGCGCCTGGTGATCCCGGCGGGCAACCTGAAGACCCGGTCGAACGACACGGAGTACCCCTTCCGCGCCTCGGTCGAGTACGCGTACCTCACCGGCAACCTGACCGAGGACGGCGTCCTGGTCCTGGAGCCCACCGTCTCCCCGAACGGGAGCGGCGGCCACAAGGCGACGATCTACCTGCTCCCGCGCTCCGACCGCGAGAACGGCGAGTTCTGGCTGTCCGGGCAGGGCGAGCTGTGGGTCGGCCGCCGCCACTCCCTCACCGAGGCCGAACAGCTGTACGGCATCCCCGCCTCCGACGTGCGGGAGCTGGCCGGCAAGCTGCGTGAGGCCACCGGCCCGGTCCGGGTCGTGCGTGGCTACGACGCCGGCATCGAGGCGGCCCTGACCGACAAGGTCACCGCCGAGCGCGACGAGGAGCTGCGGGTCTTCCTCTCCGAGGCGCGACTGATCAAGGACGACTTCGAGGCCGGCGAGCTGCAGAAGGCCGTCGACTCGACGGTGCGCGGCTTCGAGGACGTCGTGAAGGTCCTGGACAAGGCCGAGGCGACCAGCGAGCGCTACATCGAGGGCACCTTCTTCCTGCGCGCCCGGGTCGAGGGAAACGACATCGGCTACGGCTCGATCTGCGCCGCCGGCCCGCACGCCTGCACGCTGCACTGGGTGCGCAACGACGGGCCCGTGCGCTCCGGAGACCTGCTGCTGCTCGACGCGGGCGTGGAGACGCACACGCTCTACACCGCCGACGTCACGCGCACGCTGCCGATCAACGGCCGCTACAGCGAGATCCAGAAGAAGATCTACGACGCCGTGTACGAGGCCCAGGAGGCCGGTATCGCTGCCGTGCAGCCCGGTGCCAAGTACCGCGACTTCCACGACGCCGCGCAGCGCGTGCTGGCCGAGAGGCTCGTCGAGTGGGGTCTGGTCGAGGGCCCGGTCGAGCGCGTCCTGGAGCTGGGTCTGCAGCGCCGCTGGACCCTGCACGGCACCGGCCACATGCTCGGCATGGACGTCCACGACTGCGCCGCCGCGCGGACCGAGACGTACGTGGACAGCACGCTGGAGCCGGGCATGTGCCTGACCGTCGAGCCGGGCCTGTACTTCCAGGCGGACGACCTGACCGTGCCCGAGGAGTACCGGGGCATCGGCGTGCGCATCGAGGACGACATCCTGGTGACCGAGGACGGCAACCGGAACCTGTCGGCGGGGCTGCCGCGCCGCTCCGACGAGGTCGAGGCGTGGATGGCGGCTCTGAAGGGCTGA
- the pdxR gene encoding MocR-like pyridoxine biosynthesis transcription factor PdxR — protein MGDDFWSGVGVDLHLEPDVAAGRRTGLERALRDAVRDGRLAPGTRLPPTRRLAAELGISRGTAKGAYDQLVAEGYLTARQGSGTEVAVLPADAVSEAVGAPRARAPRFDLRPGSPDVGTFPAAAWLRALRRAIATAPSLAYDYGDPRGRIELRTALSGYLGRARGVIAPPERIVITSGYVQGLALLTRVLDGGVVAMEDPGLPFHRDVVRRGGGAVVPLKVDERGARAEELASSAADAVVVTPAHQYPTGVTLHPERRRALTDWARARGGLIVEDDYDGEFRYDRQPVGALQGVAPGQVAYLGTASKTLGPALRLGWMVLPPHLVDAVADVKLHSDHHTESIGQLALAEMITSHAYDRHVRACRLRYRRRRDQLLDRLGARGSVRGIAAGLHALVDVADEAEVLARAEEEGLAVGHLGEHWHERGEGRPQGLVVGYGTPRERVYPEALETLGRVLDGSQGVSGGSQRVSGASQGVPDASQLGRKKA, from the coding sequence GTGGGCGACGACTTCTGGTCCGGCGTCGGGGTGGATCTGCATCTGGAGCCGGACGTGGCCGCGGGACGCAGGACCGGGCTCGAACGGGCTCTGCGGGACGCGGTACGCGACGGACGGCTCGCTCCGGGCACACGGCTGCCCCCGACCCGGCGCCTCGCGGCCGAACTCGGCATCTCGCGCGGAACGGCCAAAGGGGCCTACGACCAACTGGTCGCCGAGGGGTATCTGACGGCCCGGCAGGGATCGGGCACCGAGGTCGCGGTGCTTCCCGCGGACGCCGTGTCGGAGGCCGTCGGGGCTCCCCGCGCGCGTGCGCCCCGTTTCGATCTGCGCCCGGGCAGCCCGGACGTCGGTACGTTCCCGGCGGCGGCGTGGCTGCGGGCGCTGCGCCGCGCGATCGCGACGGCGCCCTCCCTGGCGTACGACTACGGGGACCCGCGCGGCCGGATCGAACTGCGGACGGCGCTCTCGGGCTACCTGGGACGGGCCCGGGGCGTGATCGCGCCGCCCGAGCGGATCGTGATCACCTCGGGATACGTGCAGGGGCTCGCCCTTCTCACGCGCGTGCTGGACGGCGGGGTGGTCGCGATGGAGGACCCCGGGCTGCCGTTCCACCGGGACGTGGTGCGGCGGGGCGGAGGCGCGGTGGTGCCGCTGAAGGTGGACGAACGAGGCGCCCGTGCGGAGGAGTTGGCTTCCTCGGCGGCAGACGCGGTCGTCGTCACGCCCGCCCATCAGTACCCGACCGGGGTCACCCTGCACCCTGAGCGGCGGCGGGCGCTCACCGACTGGGCACGCGCACGCGGCGGACTGATCGTCGAGGACGACTACGACGGTGAGTTCCGCTACGACCGGCAACCCGTCGGCGCACTCCAGGGCGTGGCACCGGGGCAGGTCGCCTACCTGGGTACGGCGTCCAAGACGCTCGGACCCGCCCTGCGGCTCGGCTGGATGGTGCTGCCGCCGCACCTGGTCGACGCGGTGGCCGACGTGAAGCTGCACAGCGACCATCACACCGAGTCCATCGGCCAGTTGGCGCTGGCCGAGATGATCACCAGCCACGCGTACGACCGTCATGTGCGCGCCTGCCGGCTGCGGTACCGGCGACGCCGGGACCAGCTGCTCGACCGGCTGGGGGCGCGCGGGAGCGTACGCGGTATCGCGGCCGGGCTGCACGCACTGGTGGACGTGGCCGACGAGGCGGAGGTGCTGGCGCGGGCGGAGGAGGAGGGGCTCGCGGTCGGGCATCTCGGCGAGCACTGGCACGAGCGCGGTGAGGGGCGGCCTCAGGGCTTGGTCGTGGGCTACGGGACTCCCCGGGAGCGGGTCTATCCGGAAGCGCTGGAGACGTTGGGGCGGGTGCTGGACGGGAGCCAGGGGGTGTCGGGCGGGAGCCAGAGGGTGTCGGGCGCGAGCCAGGGAGTGCCGGACGCGAGCCAATTGGGTCGCAAAAAGGCGTGA